GAAGGCCGCCTGATCCTCTCGAAGAAGCGCGCCCAGTACGAGCGTGCCTGGGGCACCATCGAGAAGATCAAGGAAGAGGACGGGATCGTCACCGGTACCGTCATCGAGGTCGTCAAGGGTGGTCTCATCCTCGACATCGGCCTCCGTGGCTTCCTCCCGGCCTCCCTGGTCGAGATGCGCCGCGTTCGCGACCTCCAGCCCTACGTGGGCAAGGAGCTCGAGGCGAAGATCATCGAGCTGGACAAGAACCGCAACAACGTGGTCCTGTCCCGCCGCGCCTGGCTCGAGCAGACCCAGTCCGAGGTCCGCCAGACGTTCCTCACCACCCTCCAGAAGGGTCAGGTCCGTTCCGGCGTCGTCTCCTCGATCGTCAACTTCGGTGCCTTCGTGGACCTGGGTGGCGTCGACGGTCTGGTCCACGTCTCCGAGCTCTCCTGGAAGCACATCGACCACCCGTCCGAGGTTGTCGAGGTCGGCCAGGAAGTCACCGTCGAGGTTCTCGACGTCGACATGGACCGCGAGCGTGTCTCCCTGTCGCTGAAGGCGACGCAGGAAGACCCGTGGCAGCAGTTCGCCCGGACCCACCAGATCGGCCAGGTCGTGCCCGGCAAGGTCACGAAGCTGGTTCCGTTCGGTGCGTTCGTCCGCGTGGACGAGGGCATCGAGGGTCTGGTCCACATCTCCGAGCTGGCCGAGCGCCACGTGGAGATCCCGGAGCAGGTCGTCCAGGTCAACGACGAGATCTTCGTCAAGGTCATCGACATCGACCTCGAGCGCCGCCGCATCAGCCTCTCGCTGAAGCAGGCCAACGAGGCCTTCGGTGCCGACCCGGCCACGGTCGAGTTCGACCCGACCCTGTACGGCATGGCCGCGTCGTACGACGACCAGGGCAACTACATCTACCCCGAGGGCTTCGACCCCGAGACCAACGACTGGCTCGAGGGCTACGAGACCCAGCGCGAGGCGTGGGAGCACCAGTACGCCGAGGCGCAGACCCGCTTCGAGCAGCACCAGCAGCAGGTCATCAAGTCCCGCGAGGCCGACGCCGCTGCTGCGGCCGAGGGCGGCGACGCCGCGGGCGCGGCTCCGGCCGCGGGTGGTGGCGGTTCGTACTCCTCCGAGGGTGCGGACACCTCCGGCGCGCTGGCCTCGGACGAGGCGCTGGCCGCGCTCCGCGAGAAGCTGGCCGGTGGTCAGAGCTGAACGCCGGCCGCTGAGGCTTAGCCGGTAACTGAGGGGCCGTACCTTTCGAGGTGCGGCCCCTTGGCGTTGCCCTGGGGCGGGGCGGGGCGGGTCGCGTTTCGGCTGCCGGCCGGTGGGGGCTTGTCGCGCCCACGCGGCGGAGCCGCATATCGATACAGCCCCGCGCCCCTGGGGAGTTGTCGTCCCCGGCAAGATCATGCGCCCCTCCTTTTCGGGAATGCCAACGCCCGTAAGGGCGTTGTGCTGTACGAACACGAGGAGGAGCGGTCACAGTGCTTGATCCGCAGGGTTTGTACGCATGGGAGCCGAAGGGCCTGGCTGTCGTCGACATGGCGCTTGCCCAGGACTCGGCAGGCCTTGTCATGCTCTACCACTTCGACGGATACATCGACGCGGGTGAGACCGGCGACCAGATCGTCGACGGCCTCCTGGACTCGCTGCCCCACCAGCTCGTCGCCCGCTTCGACCACGACCGACTGGTGGACTACCGCGCCCGGCGCCCGCTGCTGACGTTCAAGCGCGACCGCTGGGCCGCGTACGAGGTGCCCGCCATCGAGGTGCGGCTCGTCCAGGACGCCACCGGGGCGCCCTTCCTGCTGCTGTCCGGGCCCGAGCCGGACGTGGAGTGGGAGCGCTTCGCCGCGGCCGTCCAGCAGATCGTGGAGCGGCTCGGGGTGCGCCTGTCGGTGAACTTCCACGGCATCCCCATGGGCGTCCCGCACACCCGCCCGGTCGGCATCACTCCCCACGGCAACCGCACCGACCTCGTCCCCGGCCACCGCAGCCCCTTCGACGAGGCGCAGGTGCCCGGCAGCGCCGAGTCCCTGATCGAGTACCGGCTCATGGAGGCCGGGCACGAGGTGCTGGGTGTCGCCGCGCACGTCCCGCACTACATCGCCCGCTCCGCCTACCCGGACGCGGCCCTGACCGTGCTGGAGGCCGTCACGGCGGCGACCGGCCTGGTCCTGCCGGGCATCGCGCACACCCTGCGCACGGAGGCCCACCGCACGCAGAACGAGATCGACCGCCAGATCCGCGAAGGCGACGAGGAGCTCACCAACCTCGTCGAGGGCCTGGAGCATCAGTACGACGCGATCGCCGGCGCCGAGACCCGCGGCAACATGCTCGCCGAGCCCGTGGACATCCCGTCGGCCGACGAGATCGGACGGGAGTTCGAGCGGTTCCTGGCCGAGCGGGAGGGCGAGAACTGATCGACCGGCCCGCACCTTCCGCACCGTTGCCCAAGCGGAGCGTCTAGGCTTCCCGTCATGCTGAAGGTGGGCCTGACCGGGGGCATCGGAGCCGGTAAGAGCGAGGTGTCGCGGCTGCTCGTCGAGTGCGGGGCCGTGCTGATCGACGCGGACCGTATCGCACGCGAGGTGGTCGCGCCCGGCACGCCCGGCCTTGCCGCCGTCGTGGAGGCGTTCGGTGAGGACGTGCTCACCGAGGACGGCAGCCTGGACCGGCCCAAGCTGGGCTCGATCGTCTTCGCCGACCCCGAGCGGCTCGCCGTACTGAACTCGATCGTGCACCCCCTCGTCGGCGCCCGCTCCCGCGAGCTCGAAGAGGCCGCCGCCGAGGACGCCGTCGTCGTCCACGACGTCCCGCTCCTCACGGAG
Above is a window of Streptomyces sp. DT2A-34 DNA encoding:
- the rpsA gene encoding 30S ribosomal protein S1, whose amino-acid sequence is MTSSTETTATTPQVAVNDIGNEEAFLAAIDETIKYFNDGDIVDGVIVKVDRDEVLLDIGYKTEGVIPSRELSIKHDVDPNEVVAVGDEIEALVLQKEDKEGRLILSKKRAQYERAWGTIEKIKEEDGIVTGTVIEVVKGGLILDIGLRGFLPASLVEMRRVRDLQPYVGKELEAKIIELDKNRNNVVLSRRAWLEQTQSEVRQTFLTTLQKGQVRSGVVSSIVNFGAFVDLGGVDGLVHVSELSWKHIDHPSEVVEVGQEVTVEVLDVDMDRERVSLSLKATQEDPWQQFARTHQIGQVVPGKVTKLVPFGAFVRVDEGIEGLVHISELAERHVEIPEQVVQVNDEIFVKVIDIDLERRRISLSLKQANEAFGADPATVEFDPTLYGMAASYDDQGNYIYPEGFDPETNDWLEGYETQREAWEHQYAEAQTRFEQHQQQVIKSREADAAAAAEGGDAAGAAPAAGGGGSYSSEGADTSGALASDEALAALREKLAGGQS
- a CDS encoding PAC2 family protein, whose amino-acid sequence is MLDPQGLYAWEPKGLAVVDMALAQDSAGLVMLYHFDGYIDAGETGDQIVDGLLDSLPHQLVARFDHDRLVDYRARRPLLTFKRDRWAAYEVPAIEVRLVQDATGAPFLLLSGPEPDVEWERFAAAVQQIVERLGVRLSVNFHGIPMGVPHTRPVGITPHGNRTDLVPGHRSPFDEAQVPGSAESLIEYRLMEAGHEVLGVAAHVPHYIARSAYPDAALTVLEAVTAATGLVLPGIAHTLRTEAHRTQNEIDRQIREGDEELTNLVEGLEHQYDAIAGAETRGNMLAEPVDIPSADEIGREFERFLAEREGEN
- the coaE gene encoding dephospho-CoA kinase, encoding MLKVGLTGGIGAGKSEVSRLLVECGAVLIDADRIAREVVAPGTPGLAAVVEAFGEDVLTEDGSLDRPKLGSIVFADPERLAVLNSIVHPLVGARSRELEEAAAEDAVVVHDVPLLTENGLAPLYDVVVVVDAGPETQLDRLVRLRGMTEEDARARMAAQATREKRREIADIVIDNDVPLEELQRRVKDVWDELVRRAHGAQGSRQPRSPQE